Part of the Lolium rigidum isolate FL_2022 chromosome 6, APGP_CSIRO_Lrig_0.1, whole genome shotgun sequence genome, GTATAGTATCGATCACTTGGCGTCAAATTGATGCGTCAACTTTGAAAACTCCTGCTTATTAATTCCAATCGAACTCCAAGAAATAAAAAAAGGCCTATGTCTGCGAAACAACAAAGAATAGACTTATATAAAATTACTATAAAAATCAGACACacatacagaaaaagaaaaaagaataaGAGGTAGAATACAAACCTGCATCTTGTAGTTGAGGACGACTGATTTGTCAACACTGTTCCTTTTGCAGAAAAATAACTGGTTGGCATACTGAATTCTAATGTGAATAATGTCATCCTTGGAAAATAAAGAGCATGTATCAACCTCTGGTTTGAAAATTTCCATAAATTTCATAGCAAACACCCCACAATCATCACTGTCAAAAAATACATGGAGAAAACAAATCACTACAAAAAGGGAGGTACTTAAAAACCTCAAACCTGAAAAGtaacagaaatagaaaaaagataTACGCAGTTTGAACATGACAATAGGAGAATCTGAACTTACGCGTTATCTTGCTTGCGGACTTTGGCATACATTATTGAAAAACTTCTAAAAATATTCTCTTCACTTTTGAATATAATTTGCCATAGTTTCACAAAGTTGTTTATCTATAAAAACAAAAAGAACACCAACACAAAAAATGAATATTAGTGATACACACATGGATTCTAAAAACGTATCTTGACATTCTTGCTTATGGAAAAATCAAATTACCAAGACATTCTTGATGGAAGTGTGGAAATCATCGTCCTTGTTATACAGGGAATCAAGAAAGACAAACAGCTTGAATTTGAAATCAACGGAGAAGGTAAACCAGTGATGTGAGCGACAAATTGGAAAAAATAGCTACAAAAAAGAAACAGATGGATACATGACAAAAGAGAATGGCTTAGTAGAACAAAGTGGCATATTACAACTGAAACAACAAAACAACAAATACCCTGTCAAATAACTCCAGTCTTTTCCCTTTGCTAGCCGATGCAGCACCAATGAAAGCCTTGGAAATTAAATCAAGCTGAGCTTCATTATTATAATCCAAAATGTTTTCCTGCAAAACAACAACACATAAGTGCAATGACATTTCGAGCTAAAAAAGATTGTCCCAGGCAGTGAAAAAAACTAAAGAGTGAAAACAAAGTTACTAAcaccaatgaaggagaagaaatgGTGCCTCCCAGATTTACTAGGATGATTATCCTCGAACAACTTGCGACAAAAAACTGGAATAAGGAAGTTGTCGACATGACCTTCCCTCTGCAAAGATTGCCCTAGGGATATGAAGTTACAATGAACCTTTGAATACTTAACACAGTATGACCTGGCAATGAAAACAAAatcagagagaaacacaaaaataaaaagaaatcaacaCATGTGACTACGCATGGTGTCCTGATTCTAGGAGTATATACTTGTTAAGGGAAATGGCAATGCATGATATATTGACATCACTTGTTTAAGGACAAAACTACGGTCTGTGATTTTCCTGCTTCATTTGCAGTCACAGAACATGTTAATGTATATCTGGTAAACAGGTACTGAAGTAAACTAAAAGATTAGATAGAATCTCTTTAGGGTTTTGTAATTTAGATTACTGTATGTATATTCGCGGTGAGGCTTGTAATAACAATGACCCTATATGGCTATATAAAAGTACAAAAACAACactcaaaaaacaaaaacacatcATACAAAAAGGGTATAGACAGATGAGATATACATACTTTTGAACTCCCTTTGTGTATGCCGATTCAACAATAGAACGTAAATTCTTGACATCAAGGTTTGACACAGGGAAACGATGATTCTGAACCAAAGGAAGAGCCGAAGTGTTTTTAGGCTGGAGAATGATAATATCATCTTTTGGGAACAATTCTTCAGCACCACTCTGTGACAGGTCGATATAGTTATCTAAGTTATTTCCAAACTGACTTCCAATTGCAGGTTGTTGTGCTTTGTTAATCAACTTGTTGTACAGCTCATCACTTTTGCTAGCAAGCTCAACTTGTCTCAAATGGAAATCCTTTGACACATTACTAGCTTTGGGAGAATTCAAAATCTATGATGAAAAAAACATAAGATGAAAATTCAGAAAAAGGGAGAAAgacacaacaaaaaaaaaagtagaaatAATACTATTACTGAGATATATATACATACTGCTTTCGGAGAGGACTCAGGTACAAGAATAGGAGCTCCTTTGGATCCAGAGATACTGGTGATTCTACTAGAATTCTTCTTTACTATAACTTCTTCAGGTATAGCAAAACCAGAAGCAACCTACGAGAAAAAATGTGGAAGAGATAACACTGATCCATTACATACCATCCAAAACTTAGAACTCTGATCACAAACTTAGAACTGTGATCACAAAATCTGATCAGGAACTCCTTTGGATCGAGTGAAAGGACTTTACCTTGTCAGCAGCACCTCGCGGGACTGTACTCTTTGAAGTAGGATCTGCCATATTGTCGTTGATCACAGAACCTTCAAAGGATATAGATTGGTGGACATTGTTATTGTCGTGTTTTCTGTCCTCAATAACAAATTCCGGAGACTCTTTAAAACCAACATGAAACTGATCATCGAGAACTTTATGAGGAAACCTTGACATAACCTTCCTCAACGGAGGTATTGCAGGAGCTACAAAAAAAAAGTTTCATATTAATTATGGGTGCAAGGAATTTATTTTGCTTCTTGGATGGATGGATGTCGGAATGGAAACTCTTTGATTAAATTGGACAACAAAATCATCTAAATGGAGCTCCATGCCACAAAATCATCTAAATTGGACAGCAACATCATCTAAATGTCGGCATACAATAGAGCGAAACAATATTTACAGAGAGCATTTGCTTGAGAATAAAAATACCCAACACACAGAAGCTAACTACTAGACACACTAAAAAGAACTTAAAAACGCTAGAAAACGATCTCAGATTCAGAGTACCTGGCTAAAAAAATCAGCGTGCTCTCATCGCAGACACACTGGTCCACAGGCGAAATGCAAAAAGATATCCGGTGGCATGAAATGCACTAAAAGCCACACACTTAAACTAACTAATTCACAGCCTCACTAAAAGGAAGATGAAAAAACTAGCAAATCATCTCAGATTTACAGCACCAAGATCACTACCCCATTTGGAAAAAAACCTAATACAACACTAGGATCATTACCCTCTGCCCCCATACACCTAGCTAGATACCTCCAGAACCAAACATCACCACCTGCAGGCTGCAGCTGCAGCAAAAAggcttcagaaaaaacaaaatgaGCACAGCATCACTGACTACCTAGAGACCAAAACAAAATCGAGCACTACAGCAACCTCCGCATAATCAAATTACAAACATGTGAGCATGACTTCAATGACAATGACAGACAGAATATGGCATCCAGCAGAACCCATCATACAAATCATGAACAAAAAACATGTCGTACGGGTCCAATACAACAGCTCCAATCTCGCGACATACTCGTTGACAAGCAGAAACAACACAGAGGACATATAAAAAATGTTCCATTTTGGCTATAACTAAAAAATATAAAGgtgaaaaaataaaagaagaagaagTACCTGTGTTAACAGAGCATAATTGAGATGTGTTCCTCACACATTCTGGAGTTTCTGATGGAAAAAGAaagatgaatcaaaaagtaattaAATTCCTCCTCCAATGTCGAATATATTATGCTTACAAAGAATATGAAAGCAAACATAGGAACCCGATTTTTTACCAAAAACTTCGGTCACTATTGGTTACTATTTTGAAGAAATCATGTTGGttggtgatgcgcgtagatgtacacgtccgttgggaaccccaagaggaaggtatgatgcgcacagtggcaagtttccctcagtaagaaaccaagatttaatcggaccagtaggagtcaagaagcacgttgaaggttgatggtggcgaaatgtgatgcggcgcaNNNNNNNNNNNNNNNNNNNNNNNNNNNNNNNNNNNNNNNNNNNNNNNNNNNNNNNNNNNNNNNNNNNNNNNNNNNNNNNNNNNNNNNNNNNNNNNNNNNNCTTCGTCGACGGGGACGGTGGACTCGCGCCACTATCTGCTCGGCTGGAGCCTCGCCATGGACGGCCCTGCTCCCCCGATCGACATCGGCAGCCTGCCGAAGCTGCCGCTGTTCGGCGCCAAGGCACGTTCCAGGGTACTACTACTAGGAATCGTTCTGCCGGTAGCCACCGCGGCGTTTGTCCTTGGCGTGGTCGCGGCTGTTATCCTGCTCGTCCGGCGGCGGTCCAAGTACGCGGAGGTGCGGGAGGACTGGGAGTCGGAGTTCGGGCCGCACAGGTTCTCGTACAAGGACCTGTTCCATGCCACGGAAGGGTTCAAGAACAAGACGCTGCTGGGGTTCGGCGGGTTCGGGATGGTGCACAAGGGGGTGctccccaagtccaagctggaggtggcggtgaagaaggtgTCGCACGACTCGAGGCAGGGCATCAAGGAGTTTATCGCCGAGGTGGTCACCATTGGCCGCCTCCGGCACCGCAACCTCGTGCAGCTGCTCGGCTACTGCCGCCGGAAAGGCGAACTCCTACTCGTCTACGACTACATGTCCAACGGCAGCCTCGACAAGTACCTCTACAGCGGCAAGGACATGCCGACCACGCTAGACTGGGCGCAGAGGTTCCGGATCATCAAGGGCGTCGCGTCGGGCTTGCTGTACATCCACGAGGAGTTCGAGCAGGTGATCATACACCGGGACATCAAGGCCAGCAACGTTCTCCTGGACGCCGACATGAACGGGCGGCTGGGCGACTTCGGCCTCGCCAGGTTGTACGACCACGGCCAAGACCCGCAGACGACGCACGTGGTCGGAACCATGGGGTATCTCGCGCCGGAGCTGGCTCGGACGGGGAAGGCCTCGCCGCTCACCGACGTATTTGCCTTCGGAGCGTTCATTCTCGAGGTGGCCTGCGGCCGGAGGCCCGTGGAGCAGACCATGGACGACGGCCGGCTCATGCTGGTCGACTGGGTGCTCGGGCACTGGCAGAAGGAGTCGCTCCTCGAGGTGGTCGACGCGAGGCTCAGCGGCGACTATGACGCCGACGAGGTGGTCATGGCGCTCAAGCTGGGGCTGATGTGCTCGCACCCGTTGCCCGGCGCGAGGCCTGGCATGCGGCAGGTCATGCAGTATCTAGAAGGTGACATGCCGTTCCCCGAGCTGACGCCCACGCAGATGAGCTTCAGTATGCTAGCCCTGCTGCAGAGTGAAGGGTTTGACTCGTTCGTCGTGTCCGCTTCGGATCGATCGTCTGCCACGATGCTGACCATGGGCACCACCAGTGGCCTCTCCGGGGGGAGATGATATTGATATTACAACTTGAGTTGTTGATCGGATGTCACCAAGTTATGAACCCTGTTTATTTGAGTAGTACTCTGTTTAAACGAACAAAAAGATACAGTGCATCATGGGAGCAGAAACAAGCTGATCGTTCCCgctagaggagagagagagagaggcgttcTTCCGTGCACGGGAGGTCCCGTGCACAGATCGACCCTTCATTTGCTTGGAGATTAGGATTTGAGGGATTGGATGGTTAGGTGGGCCGTGACACCCGCAACTCACAAGAGtttaaatcctagatttgacattTTGATGTCTCCTATTCAGCAGTGTGTCAGCTCGATTAGGGCTATTACGGCGAATGCAAGAAGATCCTTACTCCCACTGAATTCTGCAAAGAAATACACCTTGGACAAGACCTCTGGCCCGGAATCTGAAATTGAATGTCAACGCGGCATACTTGGACGTCGAACACGCTGGTGCATCTGGTGCAATTCTGCGTGATGCCCAAGGAAACTGTGTGGCGGCATCCTCAACATTCATACCGCATGTGAGCTCCGTGGCGATGGCCGAAGCGATGGCAGTTTTGCATGGGCTTAGAATGGTGAACCGCATGGGGTGCAACTCTGTTGAAGTGGAGTCTGACTCAATTGAGGTTATCCAACTTTGCACAGGAGAAGAAAGAATTTGGAATGAGGCAACGGTCATTTATGCTGATATCTTTGAGCAAGCTGCAAATATTGGACATGTGAAGTTTACTCATTGTAGGAGAGAGATTAATACTGTTGCTCATGAAATTGCTAGGAATAGTCTTAATACTAGAATATcctgtaattgggtcgatgaaccccctagcttTATCATCTCTGCTCTCCTGAATGATGTAACAGTACTATGATGTGGAGCAgcaagtttcttacgcactcttttctttaccagggtacctacggggactggaagatttttaatgaggcgaCTTGCTGACTCGGGTTAATATatattgaatttcaaaaaaaatacggAATATTCAacgtttccgtcgacagcgaggcatcCGTGGTGACTTAGTCAATCTCCAGACCCGTCGATTCAGTTTTTTGGACTCAGTCTCTCGAAactgctcatagaggtagggtgtgcgtgtgtacgttcatagggatgagtgtatgtATGGATGTGTGAGCGTCTGTGTCTGTACtgggtttcacaaaaaaaaattgagggaATCTGTAGGCTACCCCATAATAGTACTCTTTCCTATTTAATATATTGATTTAATTTCTTGTATCGAATTTGAAATAGCCATATTTGTTGACATGTATATCCGATTAATACTTCGTTTGAATCTGTATATTTCTTTTCGTTATATCTTTCAAACAAACCTAAAAACGTTTTATTTCGATAAaactcaaatttgaattctaaaaCACAATGAAACAAGATGATACGTAATAAGACTCAATGATACAAGGTGGGGAGAAGCTCAAAAGAACGGAATGCCCAAAAAAAATTCCATAATGGGCGGTTTTGTTATTCAGGAAGTATTACACTGGCCTCTGGATAGCTAGAATGAACACAACCGTACAAAGTGGTACAAATATCTATCATACTGCTGTTCTCGAAAAGTATCAAAAAAATAATAGTAAAACACATCTATGACGAAGGAGTGCCAATCCATAGATCACGCTGCCATTCATGTTGGATAAAATATCTCTGACAATAtcttccaaccttgtagacacctccgtaaagaggtcgtgaTTCTCCACATGTTGTAGAGGTGACCACAAAGTATAGCTGTGCAACGGgtgatgacctgcataagagaagaccaCTTATTATTAAAAACCTTATCAATTCTGCATAAtcatagcgaccaaataacggCAATCGCCCAAACATATAGAGATTAAAGTATTAAATAGCTAGCTATCCCTTCGCTATAGCATCGCTATAGTGGATTCACAACACTCCCGCTAAAGATAACCACTTTTAGCGCTAAATAGAATCTCTCGCTAATAGCTTGTTAAATCGCGCTAAAACGCTAAATAGGGCCAAAATAGCGTTATTTCTCCGTTAAgcttaaatattttaaaatttaaatttaaaagttATACCTACTTATGTAATATGTATTTATGCACTACTtttattattacaatcatcatgcTTGTTGAGTACAAGTTTGTATTATTGAATTTCATGTCATATTTATAAATAATATGAATATTTGGTGCTTTTTTTCTAGAAGTTTTCTTGTTTTGTAGAAAAACGCTAAACAACTTAGCTCCGTTATAGATTCCGTAGCGCCTAGAAACTAACTCCGCTGAGAAGCGTAGTCCGCTATTTTAAACTTTGATAGATATACTAATAACTAGTTGTTGTCAGGGTAGTGTCAATGTATATTGGAGGATGTCAGTTTGCGGAAGGAACACTTGGTGCAAATTTATTGTGTGTAGTGATGCCTTATCCACAGAATTTCGAGGTGTAGAAAATGACATTGTTTGACCAGAGGTGATGGCGAGACAAGTCCTTATATTTCTTTCCAAACAAAAGTAACATTGTGTTTTGGTTTTGGTGGATAAAACATACTCGTATATTTCTGACGTCCATCTTGTTGCAGTCAGCCCAACTAAATGAGTCTCTGTGTTAATTAATTTGAGATATTGCTTACAATTGATTTCAGAAAGTACTGGTATTAGTATACAACAAAGCAAAATACACTTTGGAATTTCTTTTTAAATTATTTAAGATGCGTAGGACGACTGATTGGTGAATTTATAAGGCTTGTATATGAGATGCAGTTAATAGTTTCAATATGCTATGTTGATTTCAGTACATTTGCTATCTTAACTTCTATACGGAAACATTAGGTAAGAGTCTATCATGCATAGTCCGACACCGTACGGTAGATCATTTTAAGCGACTACAAGCAGAAAACTTTTCTTTTTTAAAACGTATTCCCTCATATCCGTAATAAATGCCgggaatttagtacaaagtttggAGGGAGTAACAACAGGGATCACTTGAGCCACCAGAGCCAAAAATCTCCACTCATATAGTTGGTTGAGATATTTCTTGGCTTATATGGTGTGTTTTGCTTCTTCTTTACTACTACGGCTGCATAATAAGCTAACAACATATCGGATATAAAGAGAGCACACTAACATCATAATATTGCTGGTATAGTCAGAGTTTTACTGTGTTTTTTCGAAAATGTTCAGGAATCTCTCTGGGTTCCTGTATATCGATAACTACCACAAAACATCAGAATCTGATTTCAAGACATATTGCTGGTATAGTCAgagttttactttgtttttccGAAAATGTTCAGGAATCTCTCTGAGTTCCTGTATATCTGACTATTGTTTACTATAGTCAGATAACTACCCCAAAACATCAGAATCTGGTTCTGGTACCATGTTCTATTCCAAATATCTGAAAACTTAGCGTTCCACAGCGGCACAGACATCTCAGCACTGCTTCGAAAAAATCGGAAGCAAGAATCTGTTAACATAGATTACATTTCTCTCTCAGAAAACAAGCCAGGCATATGAGAAACTATACTGAACCTTGAGTTGAAACCTTTAACCATTTTATATCATAATAAATGAAATGCTTAAAGGGCCTAAACCAGCAGGTGAATCATAAGCCGCTTTCAACCAGAAAAAGGCTGCAAGTAATGATAGGATCTTGCAGCACAGGGTTATGTAATTTCCTTATTTTTCTGCAGGTTCGTAGCCTCCGGCACTTCTATCTCCACATCTCCACAAGTTGTGTCAAGCAAAGCTTCAGCGCCTTAACAGGAATTAATTAGAACAATAACAGGAGAGGGATAAGCGTGATGCAGATGATGGACAAGGTTGCAACTATCGCTCCACGATCGAAGGCCTTCCTAACACTTCCGGCCCCACTGAAATGCTGGAACGCGAGATAAGCTGCAATCATCAATGACAATATTACCGAGTCTTGAGTCCCCCTGTCACAAGATTACACAAGTTATGTTAGAAATCATTCATCCAACTGGCACGCACTGTGTGGTATACAAAAACGTTAGCCGTAACTCTACAAGTCAGAACTCTGAAGTTCTTCAGATGTAAGTACAATCTCTCTCACCTCAAGTTCATAAACTGGTGAGGAGCTATGCTAACGAACAGCATCGTCGACAACGGAAGCTCCAATTCACCTGCAATTGTACAAATGCAGATAGTATGACAAAGTCATGCATCTAGATCTTTTCAAACCGGTGCTGGCGAAAGCCAATAAGAGTGTTACGAAGAAAGGGAAAACATGATAACGAAAAGTTCCCTGTAGCTTTAGAAAGGAAATGTTCAATATTATCTGCATCAGCAGCTTTGCTACTGTATTCCTATACCTGGGATGAAGTACAGGAGACGCAGAAGAAGCCCAAGAAATGCGGTCCATTGACCATAGTCACCTCTGAAAATGAAGGTTGTTGCCACAAATTAAGCACGTCTCAGCAGATAGTACGATACAACAAATGTGCAAGTGAAAAACTCTGATTCTTATCTTCTGCCAAATGCTGGCACCTTACTTGATCCATGCGATGACCTCAGAAGGTGCTTGTAGAGCAAGGAAAGGGACAAGGAAGGATTTGTGTACGGACGTGCCCTTAGCAAGCATCAATAAACTGCACAGAACGAAAACAACACATCCCGTCTTAGAATCAGAACTGTACAGTCTACAGATTACAGTTGTAAGTTATCTCTGTTCACACACAGATAAACTCGTGTAACTACAACTGGTAATAAACATGTAGTCGTGCACATAGAAAGGAAGGCTAAAGTTGGTTTCCATTGTGTACTCACGCGGCGGCCCCGACGGACGCCCACTGCATAGTCTCGGCGCTGACGTGCGCCGACGCGCAGCACACGGCGGCGTCTCCCCGGCGGCGCCACCACGCGCCCGACGGCCGAGGCGCGGCTCCCCTGCAGATCGCCAGAAAACCCATGATGAATCCGCAAGTCTAGTCTTCTTGTGATCCAGCCAAATTATCCCCCGGCGATGCGAGCTATGCAGCGTTTTGTTGGCGAGCTACTCGACGCAGACGAAAGCCGTGCGCGCGACACATAGCTAGTAGTACAACTCGATAGGACTGTACCTGAGCGCGCGTGGCGGCCGTAATGACGGAAGCGGCGAAATGGCGACAGCGACGGCATTGCTGCAGGCTCTCGGGTTCAGTTGCCGGCGGCGTAGCGTGGggggcggcgccgacggcgggaCGGCGAGGCGGAGGGAGATGGACATTTCGGAGGTGGATTAGATGGGTGGATGATCGGAGGTCACACTGTACGTACACCCTGCTCTGAACCTAGACTAGCCGCGATGAATGAATTCGGTAGTGATCCGTGCTCGGCGGGGCGCTGGTTGCTCTGTGTAGAGGCAACGTGGCGACTGCCAAGGCTTGCCGCGCGTTGCCAAATGCTCGCTCAGCGCACTGACCAGTGACCAGTGACAGTAAGGCCTTCACGGCTCGGTTGAGCTGAACCGCGTGGGCGGTGGACTGGTGCGGCCTCACGGGCTGTGGGCTTCTGTGTGGGCCTTGTTATCTATTGTTGATGGTTAGTGTTTTTCTTAACACAGGATGTACCTCGAAGGACCTGAAAACTGCATTAAATAGGAGCCGTAGGACTACATGACACATATCTCAAGATTCATTGACGACTTAATGATTGTTGCTCCAACGAAGCAGAAGGTGGCTGCGGTGCGGCCTGCGCCCAGGTGGATTCCTCCCCCACCAGGGATGAGCAAAATTAACGTGGACGCGGCATTATCCAAGAATTCAAGCATGGCATCCGTGGCTGCTGTAGCGCGGGATGAAAGAGGAGTTTTTCTGGGCGCCTCGACCCTAGTAGTTGAGGGAGTGTGCGACCCGGAGACAATGGAGGTGGCGGCTTGTAGGGAAGGCTTGGCGCTGGCACAGGATCTCTACTTGAGACGAGTCCGTCTAGCGAGTGACTGCGCCAATGTTGTACGTGCGATCAGAGAAGGAGAGGTCCATGGTGTTTATGGACAGATTGTACGGGAAATAAAGGAGGCGGGAGCAGCTCTAACTGTTCTCGAGGTGAAGCATGAGAATCGGCAGTCCAATGTTGATGCTCACAACCTAGCTAGATCTTCCATTCATGATAGCTTAGGTCGCCATGTTTGGCTTATTAATCCACCTGAAGGTGTTTGTAAAACAATAACTTTGAGTTGAATAAAGGTGGAGctcttttctcaaaaaaaaaaaaaaaaaaaaaaacatatctcAAATAAAAAAGATTACATGACACATAGAGGACCTCAAAGGAAAAGGAAAGAGAAAACTGCATGGGCGATCCTAATTCTTTTCATGTGCCTTTACTTTGATCCCTATTCTTTAAAATTGAACACCTAGATCCTAATTTTTTCATAACTGATTCACATGAGGTCCTAAATTGGTTTTATCTACGTTGACTAGAGCCAAGTCGACAATGGGTCCCAGCCAGACATGTATATTTGCGAAATGGACAATCAGTTGTATTCCTTCCAAACCACATGTCCCAGTGATGGCGCGGGGCGGGAGCCTGCTGTACTGCCGGAGCTCGCTATGTGCCACCCCTAGCTCGTCGCGGCGTGGCCCTCCTCCCAAGCTCGCGCAGCCACGCACGCACGCCTCTGGCCGCAACCGCCGCTCGCGTACGCCCGCATCCGCTCTGGCCGCCTCCACGCACGCCCGCCTCTGGCGGCAACCGCCGCTCGCGTACGCCCGCACCCGCTCTGGCCGCCGCCACGCACGCACGCCTCTGGCCGCAACCGCCGCTCGCGTACGCCCGCACCCGCTCTGGCCGCCGCCACGCGCGCACGCCTTGGCCGTAGCCGCTGGTCGCGCGCCCGCACCCACCATGGCCACCGCCACTCGCATATGCCCCTGGCCGATACCACGCGCGCACACccacggctgctgccgccggtcgcacGCACCCGCACCCGTCCTGGCCACCGCCCTGCGCGCACGCCCGCACCCACCATGGGCACCTCCACTCGCGATGCCCCTAGCCGCAGCCGCTGGTCGCGCGCCCGTACCCGCCATGGCCACCGCCACTCACTCATGCCCCTGGCCGACGCCACGCGCGCACGCCTCTGTCTGACGCCGCCGGTCGCGCGCACCTGCACCCACCCTGGCCGCCGCCAAAGCTCACGCTGCCACCTCCGCAGCTCGCAGGAGACCACCTCTGGCTGCGATGGCCCTAGCACTTGCCCCGTTGCCCGGCCACGACCGCTGCCACCTGCACCAGGCCGCCGCCATAGTTCGCGCACGTACGCATCTAGCTATCGACGCAGGTCGCACGGGCCCTTGTTTGGCGCGCGTCAAAGATCTGAAGTGGGGACGGAAAGGGACCGTGCTttgaaagaaatacaaaataatggccatttttgcaaaaatGCTAGTCCAGCCGGTACTCTTCCCGGGCTCCAGTGTCGACGTGGCAGTGGTCAAACGCCACACAGATAGGTCAACGTTGGTCAGACCGATTTAGGACCTTCTATGAATCATTTACGAAAGATTTAGGACCTAGACGTTCAATTTTAAAGAATAGGGACTAAAGTAAAGGGACGGAAAAAGAATTAGGACCGCCAGTGCGGTTTACTCAAAAGGAAATTACAGCATAGCCCTCCCCTTTTGAAACAAGCACCCTCAAAAGAAATTTGAAAACGCCATTGGGTCCTTCTCGACCGACAACGAAGAGCTCGCCACCACGGCCACCCACGCTGTCACCGGGGACGACACCACTTGGGACAGTGCAGGTGATCATGAATGCCATGACGCGGCTGCGGAAGATCCTCTCATCTGGCACACCGACGGGGAGGAAGAAAGTGAGGTAGCACATGTCGATGCTAGCGCTCGAAGCGGCCGCAGCCATGAGAGTCGGCGCTAGGATGACATCAGGCCGTCGACGAGTGCCGCTGAGGATGAGCTCCCAGAGATCTCCTTGTTTGCAGTTTCAGGAAGATCCCGCTCCTCAGATCTGCAGTGAAGTACACGTTCTCGAACCGTTTCATGCCCATCAACACGATGGCCAACAGAAGATGAAGAAATACATGGACatgcccactctggttcatcgcAGCGCTTATTGAAGATGACCTAGCCAGCTCTACCACCGAAATCCAACCTCCACCAGAGAGCTCTGGCGAAGAAGGTCTCCAGCCACCACCCGGTACTGCGAAGAAGCACCACCAGGAGAACCAGCGCGATGATGGAGTAATCGAGTTGCGGGGCGATGATGCAACTTCCCCGCAAGCTAATACCAACCCCTTTTGTCCCCGTGGGTTGTAGAGTTCGTGTtaacatatactccctctgtttttttTAATTGACTCTGATATAACATAAAGTTGTAGTAAATCAGAGTTACTTAATAGGGAACGGAGTGAATACTGATATACATATGAATGATGATATCCCAGTTTTACAGTTATAAATTCCACACCAAGATTAAAGTAGCAAGCAATCAAGTTAAAATaagagagtagataactcaaattGTAGATCATTTTTGTTTGGAACTCACTCAATTAAGTTGTTGT contains:
- the LOC124668018 gene encoding L-type lectin-domain containing receptor kinase SIT2-like, which gives rise to MDGPAPPIDIGSLPKLPLFGAKARSRVLLLGIVLPVATAAFVLGVVAAVILLVRRRSKYAEVREDWESEFGPHRFSYKDLFHATEGFKNKTLLGFGGFGMVHKGVLPKSKLEVAVKKVSHDSRQGIKEFIAEVVTIGRLRHRNLVQLLGYCRRKGELLLVYDYMSNGSLDKYLYSGKDMPTTLDWAQRFRIIKGVASGLLYIHEEFEQVIIHRDIKASNVLLDADMNGRLGDFGLARLYDHGQDPQTTHVVGTMGYLAPELARTGKASPLTDVFAFGAFILEVACGRRPVEQTMDDGRLMLVDWVLGHWQKESLLEVVDARLSGDYDADEVVMALKLGLMCSHPLPGARPGMRQVMQYLEGDMPFPELTPTQMSFSMLALLQSEGFDSFVVSASDRSSATMLTMGTTSGLSGGR
- the LOC124663392 gene encoding cold-regulated 413 inner membrane protein 1, chloroplastic-like; the protein is MSISLRLAVPPSAPPPTLRRRQLNPRACSNAVAVAISPLPSLRPPRALRGAAPRPSGAWWRRRGDAAVCCASAHVSAETMQWASVGAAALLMLAKGTSVHKSFLVPFLALQAPSEVIAWIKGDYGQWTAFLGLLLRLLYFIPGELELPLSTMLFVSIAPHQFMNLRGTQDSVILSLMIAAYLAFQHFSGAGSVRKAFDRGAIVATLSIICITLIPLLLLF